One Sinorhizobium mexicanum genomic region harbors:
- a CDS encoding ABCB family ABC transporter ATP-binding protein/permease, giving the protein MAPQNQKKTVSANTSNPLETIANLWPYMWPADRADLKMRVVWATVILVIAKVVLVLVPYFFKWATDALNSGPDALASLPQFLTGAVMLVLAYNLARLLQAGLNQLRDALFASVGQHAVRQLAYRTFVHMHQLSLRFHLERRTGGLSRIIERGTKGIETIVRFTILNSVPTLIEFLLTAVIFWWGYGFSYLFVTAVTVWLYIWFTVRASDWRIAIRRSMNDSDTDANTKAIDSLLNFETVKYFGNEEMEAKRFDKSMERYERAATQVWTSLGWLNFGQALIFGAGTAVMMTISALAVQRGDQTIGDFVFVNAMLIQLAIPLNFIGFVYREIRQGLTDIEHMFDLLDVQAEVVDRPDAKELTIDKGAISFRDVQFAYDAARPILKGISFDVPAGKTVAVVGPSGAGKSTLSRLLYRFYDVQGGSITVDGQDVRDVTQKSLRAVIGMVPQDTVLFNDTIAYNIRYGRIEASDSEVEAAAEAAQIAGFIRGLPEGFRAMVGERGLKLSGGEKQRVAIARTILKAPPILILDEATSALDTRTEQEIQAALDVVSRNRTTLVIAHRLSTVIHADEIIVLKDGVIAERGTHGELIDRDGLYASMWSRQREATQAEEQLKRVRESDDLGIIDRGQPAA; this is encoded by the coding sequence GTGGCACCCCAGAACCAGAAAAAGACGGTTTCCGCCAACACGAGCAATCCGTTGGAGACCATCGCGAACCTCTGGCCCTATATGTGGCCGGCAGATCGCGCGGATCTGAAAATGCGGGTGGTATGGGCGACAGTGATCCTCGTGATCGCGAAGGTCGTCCTTGTTCTCGTTCCCTATTTCTTCAAGTGGGCCACCGACGCCCTCAACAGCGGGCCGGACGCGCTGGCCTCGCTGCCGCAATTCCTGACCGGCGCGGTCATGCTGGTGCTCGCTTACAACCTGGCACGTCTGCTGCAGGCGGGCCTGAATCAGCTGCGTGACGCACTCTTTGCGAGCGTAGGCCAGCATGCCGTTCGGCAGCTTGCCTACAGGACGTTCGTCCACATGCATCAGCTCTCGCTCCGCTTTCACCTCGAGCGGCGCACGGGCGGGCTCTCGCGCATCATCGAGCGCGGAACCAAGGGCATCGAGACCATCGTCCGGTTTACAATCCTCAACAGTGTGCCGACGCTGATCGAGTTCCTGTTGACGGCGGTGATCTTCTGGTGGGGCTACGGCTTCAGCTACCTCTTCGTGACCGCCGTGACGGTTTGGCTTTACATCTGGTTCACGGTGCGCGCCAGCGACTGGCGCATTGCCATCCGCCGCTCGATGAATGACAGCGACACCGATGCGAACACCAAGGCGATCGACTCGCTCCTTAACTTCGAGACGGTCAAATATTTCGGCAACGAAGAGATGGAGGCGAAGCGCTTCGACAAGTCGATGGAGCGCTATGAGCGCGCCGCGACCCAGGTCTGGACTTCGCTCGGTTGGCTGAACTTCGGCCAGGCGCTGATCTTCGGCGCCGGCACCGCAGTGATGATGACGATCTCGGCGCTTGCCGTACAGCGCGGCGACCAGACGATCGGTGATTTCGTCTTCGTCAACGCCATGCTGATCCAGCTTGCCATCCCGCTGAATTTCATCGGCTTTGTCTACCGCGAAATCCGCCAGGGCCTGACCGATATCGAGCACATGTTCGATCTGCTCGATGTTCAGGCGGAGGTGGTCGATCGGCCGGACGCAAAGGAGCTGACAATCGACAAGGGCGCGATCTCCTTCAGGGACGTGCAATTCGCCTACGATGCCGCCCGGCCGATCCTTAAAGGGATTTCCTTTGACGTCCCCGCCGGCAAGACGGTGGCGGTCGTTGGGCCGTCCGGAGCGGGCAAGTCGACATTGTCGCGGCTGCTTTACCGCTTCTACGATGTCCAGGGAGGATCGATCACCGTTGACGGACAGGATGTTCGCGACGTGACGCAGAAAAGCCTGCGCGCCGTCATCGGCATGGTCCCGCAGGATACCGTGCTCTTCAATGATACGATCGCCTACAACATCCGCTACGGTCGTATCGAGGCATCCGACTCCGAGGTCGAGGCAGCTGCCGAGGCGGCACAGATCGCCGGTTTCATCCGCGGCCTTCCGGAAGGCTTTCGGGCCATGGTCGGCGAACGCGGGCTGAAACTCTCCGGTGGCGAGAAGCAGCGTGTGGCGATCGCGCGCACGATCCTGAAGGCGCCGCCGATCCTGATTCTCGATGAGGCGACATCCGCGCTCGACACCAGGACGGAACAGGAAATTCAGGCGGCGCTGGATGTCGTTTCCCGCAACCGCACGACGCTCGTCATCGCCCACCGCCTGTCGACGGTTATCCACGCGGACGAGATCATCGTCCTCAAGGACGGCGTAATCGCCGAGCGCGGTACGCATGGGGAGCTGATCGATCGCGATGGCCTTTACGCTTCCATGTGGAGCCGCCAGCGCGAGGCAACACAGGCGGAAGAGCAGTTGAAGCGGGTGCGCGAGAGCGACGATCTGGGCATCATCGACCGCGGTCAGCCAGCTGCCTGA
- a CDS encoding phosphatidylserine decarboxylase, with protein MSLVNTVRNTLVPVHKEGYRFIAIFFVVSLVLGLLWEPLMWVGFLLTAWCAYFFRDPERMTPIDDDLVISPADGRVSSIAVVTPPDELGLGSTPMLRISVFMNVFNCHVNRAPMIGSVRRIAYRAGRFVNAELDKASHENERNGLVIETKHGEIGVVQIAGLVARRILCWTAQNASLEAGERFGLIRFGSRLDVFLPEGAEPRVSVGQTAVAGETVLAEFGSAKGPVISRRA; from the coding sequence ATGAGCTTGGTTAACACGGTGCGAAACACGCTCGTTCCGGTGCACAAGGAAGGCTACCGCTTCATCGCGATTTTCTTCGTTGTGTCGCTGGTGCTTGGCTTACTGTGGGAACCGCTGATGTGGGTCGGCTTCCTGTTGACCGCCTGGTGCGCCTATTTCTTCCGCGACCCCGAGCGCATGACGCCGATCGACGACGATCTCGTGATCAGCCCGGCCGACGGCCGCGTCTCCTCGATTGCGGTGGTGACCCCGCCGGATGAATTGGGCCTGGGTTCGACGCCCATGCTGCGCATCTCGGTTTTCATGAACGTCTTCAATTGCCATGTGAATCGCGCGCCGATGATCGGGAGCGTGCGCCGCATCGCCTATCGGGCCGGCAGATTCGTGAATGCCGAGCTCGACAAGGCCAGCCACGAGAACGAGCGCAACGGCCTCGTCATCGAGACGAAGCACGGCGAAATCGGCGTGGTCCAGATTGCCGGCCTGGTCGCGCGACGCATTCTGTGCTGGACCGCACAAAACGCGTCGCTCGAAGCGGGCGAACGCTTCGGGCTCATACGGTTCGGCTCCCGGCTTGATGTGTTTCTGCCGGAAGGTGCCGAGCCGCGCGTCAGCGTGGGCCAGACGGCCGTCGCCGGCGAAACGGTGCTCGCTGAATTCGGCTCCGCGAAGGGGCCGGTGATCAGCCGCCGCGCATAA